The Schistocerca nitens isolate TAMUIC-IGC-003100 chromosome 2, iqSchNite1.1, whole genome shotgun sequence nucleotide sequence GCCTTTCTCGGGAAGTAGTCTACCGACTGAACTGTCCTGGCACGATTCATGACCtaccctcacagctatacttccattaagacatcacccccccccccccatccccatctTGCAAACTTCACACAAGTTCATCCGTATACCAAGCAGGACTTGCACCGCTAGAAGAAAGGATAATGAGGGGTCACGGCTAAGTCACAGCGCGGGGGACTGTTTCCAGAATTAATATGCTAATGCTGTTGTAAAGGCGTTATTAATGTTGATGTAATGAACTTCAACGTACGTAATCACGTGTTTTATTGGAGCGCTCGTACTGCTGGAGACCCGGTCTTAGGACGTATCGTCGTATTTTCAGTTTCAGTCAACTTCCTGTCGTTGCGTGCTGGTCTTCGCGCACAGGCGACAACGTCGATACAAGCAAATGTACTAAGCCTTTTGTCATCATAGCCACGTTATTTTGCCGTTGCTAGATTTGATCTCTAAGACAACCAATACATATGCCTCCTGCGGAACTGAATTACTAATTACTTTAAAAAACAGTCGTCTTTGACACGTCTTATAGGAATCTTGTTACAACAGACGCGCACGACCTTGAAGCGTCGTGGCACACTCGGACGCCTAGGCGAGGCGTTTGCTGAAGAACCGCCGCGCGGCCTCAGGCGGTCGAAGGGTCGGAGCGTCCCGCACGCCCCCCTAACTAAGCGAGCAGAGGGCGGCGGCGTCTGAGGCGGCATGCGGATCACGATCGCGCCCCGCCGTAGCAAGTGTTGCATCCGACGCGGCTGCGGCGCCACAGACAGCGCACCCTCAGGCACTGGCGGGCAGTCAAACTCAGCGTCCCGGCTCGCAGCGGCCGAGGTCAACACAGGCGGGGCCGCCCATGTCTGCTGCTGTGTTTCACTCGTCGAAATCGTCGAAAAGCAAATTACTCTTTTCAGGAAGTACGACGTTATAATACGGTACTGGAATTCAAGTCCGCCTATTATGCACACGACTGTAACTTTTATTGCCCAAACACGTTTCGACACCTTTGTGTCATCATCAGTTCGTAATTTTATTCAGTTCCTACATTCTAGAGTGTTAGATTCTGCAGAACTTTCTTTACATTATTGTACAGCTTGCCATATTTACGTGTTACCTTCACCTGTTTCGGTCTTCATAAAAGCACACGTTTATGCTGAGGAGCTTAAGCATGGTGTTTTATGTAGCTGAAAAAAGTGATCAAGACAGACACAAACACAAAGAACTACGGAAGCTGTACAACCATGGGAAAGTTCTATAGAACCTTGTATTCTCGAAAACCGAAACTGCATAAAagcacccactgatgatggcactaagttgccgaaacatgtttgggcactAAGGAGAACTGTCGTCTGCGTAATAGGCGGGCCTGAATTCTCGTAATTTAGTCTGCAAATACGGCTGCTATTATAAACCCAAAACCAAGTTCGTGATTggaataaaacaatttttatttactgGCAGTCATTTTTGAACACCTACAACATCACAATACACAATATATCATCTTCAGATAGGCGTGCGTCACAGTAGTCGTTGTTTGTTGCTAACTTCATATTTCCGCTCAACATCTACAACTCCATATATGCTCTGCAAAGcgctatgaagtgcatggcagaggttacagtCTACTTCTGCTTCTATAAGCCGACAGTGTTGTGATCAGACTTAGGATATTTTGACAAATTACTCATAGAAACGTTAGTGAAGATAACCTTCTTTGGGAAGATCGCTAATAATCTTTATTATCGATAGCCGGTTTCGGTAATCAAAGTTACCATTTCCAGACCTGGAAAGCAGCTACACAGTGTGACTATATACAAACCGGTTCTAATATACAATATCAGATGCAATATAaaagacaacaacaagaaaaacaatATTCCTCGACGGACAGGTTATTGCATGTGTCTTAAAATAGCAGTAAAAGTACTCTTTCTCATAAACTGAAAGAAACGTAAGAGACTGGAAACTGATGCATCGGCATCGACATCAAGCATCTACCAGCTCTGGTTTTCATCATTGCCAAGAGGCTGTTCCGTGAGTCAGACAAACTAGTAACAAATCGTGCAAGACTTCTTTGAACATGTTCGGTATTCCCAGTGAGACACACACTTGACCAGTACTATAAGATGGGGACGCACAGGTGATTTATGAATGGTCATCTAAGTGGTTAGGACTACTTTAGATGCGTACTGATTGGAAGATTATACTCTTTTTCGTTGTGTGTAGACAATGAACGCCGTTGGCAAAATCTTCTACGTAATCGGAGTGGCTGTTGGTGACCTCCACAACAATGTTCGGATATGGGCTGGAGTCAGCACAGCCGTTATTCGACGCAGTCTCTGATGCAAAAAACGTCATTGTTAGAGAGTAAAAAAGCAAGGGATTTACGAGAACTAAATGTCAAGAGCAACTAACTGAATACCGGACTATGTGTGATGCAGAAAATTAGACAAGTTAGCCCACCACAACCAAATACTTTGACTAAAACTCACacgtatatttaaaaataaataaatataaaaagtaaaaaaacgCAATACCTGTATCGTATGAACGATAAATGTAACAAATGTGTTGTATCTATTAccataatattttcagaaaaaaaccaTTGTTATGGCGTAAGTGAGTCAGTAGACTTAACAGGAgtaaaaataaaagttcaaatgcgaccatgtgagtttgtaaccATCAGAATCTAGTTTGCTAATACTCATTGGAAAAGCACTAGACGAATTACAAATCATACTTAATGATTTCCTAATTATGGATCttagtaacacacagtaactgGTTGCGACTGCATCATATTGTCAATTGCGATAACGAACAAACGGAGAACTGGAGAATATTGTTAAGGGATTTGAAAGAAACGGTTAAAAATTGTGTCATATAATACACAGATatacttttttgttttaataaagacTATAGATTTCGGTCATGAAGCTTTCCATCATCGAGTCAAAGAAAAGTATTCAGCTGTGAACTGCACAACTGCAATACCCAATGAAACCCTTAAAATATTCCATTCTTAATCTAACTGCCCATGTGTAACAGCCATCAAATACGCTTGTGTCAGCCCTATTGTCTCACCCTGTAGTTCACAATATTTCTGATCTGAAGAAACTATCAAATTATGTCTGAAACGAACAAACAAGAATGAGATCCCAAAAAAAATACaatgtgtaaatattatttacaaatgCTGCCACGATAATTGAAAAGAGGCTACTTTAGGGTCAGGAAAGATGAAAATATAAGTAATTAATGTCATTTGAGAGCTAGAGATATctgaaagaaagaatataaaatgttgCTGTACTACACACCTGCACAACACATAACACGATGAATGTCAAACGATTTCTGCAATCGACTTATGGTGAACACTCTCATTTGTCTGGGACCCGTCTTCTTCCAAGGCGTACACAGTCTGAGATAAAATACAAATTCTACCGAAACACCGTAAACAAATGTTCCAGTGGAAGTTGAATTCTTTTGAGACACAAAACACTAAGTCTGTCAATTAATGAATCTAACTTAGAACTATAAATCTATGGAAATATTACGAAAGAACGTCCGTTATGCAACTGGTATATGTAGCGCCACTCTTCACAAGTCTAGCTAGTAGCTCAGTATGCCATTTTACCAACGAAAAGTTTAGAAATATTTTGATGATAGGTTCTTGTGATGCAAGATATAAGCAGGTTACAAGATGTAAGACTTAGATGGAAAGTAATATTAAATATAAACCTATTATAGAAATACTGGGGCGTGTACTTGAGTTATGTTGGTCTGTTTTAGGCTAAGAAACAGTGACATTTTCAGATAGTTGTTCCACGTGATAAAAATATGAGCCACCCGCAAGCCACAAAGGGGCAATCTTTCCTGGCACTAACGTTTCTTGGAATGCATGACACGCACATTGCTAGACTACTAACATGCCTTGTTGAAATATAACGTACGTATATCAGAAAGTCATGATAACTGTCAGGATACAAGACACAACACAAACATCTGCCCCCAATGGCACTAAAATCGGTCAGTTATGCTACGCGTACAGTGACGACAGACCATTTCAAATTAGAAGCTAGCGAAAAAGAGCCCTTTCGTGATTATCAAACACTGTCAATACGGCGAAACGTTATAGTCTATAGGTAGCTGGAAGAAACGTGCGTAACAGTACCACAAAATTATTTTAGGCTACGGACGTCAGTTTGTTCTGAAAAATAACGAAAATCATGCCGAGTAAAGATATTTTTCAGACCATAACGCTTGACCATTTGACAGTGATTAACCAGTTACGGTTTTCCTCGTGTTTTACAAAGGGCTTTAGGTACAAGCAATTAAAATTTCGTGCTGTCAGTGTGGCAGCATTGAATACATACATGATGGCAGCGTTGATATTCTTGTAAACCTGATTTCGAAAAGCTTAATCAAGAGATTAATACGTTTCTGTCCAGTAAGTACCGTTTCTACAACCGTCCACAGTAAGCCTGCAGGAAAGACATGCGCTTTCGAGATAATTCTGGACGAAACAGGAAGCAGTCCTGgtttatcctcctgaaatgtttaTTTGTCCATTAGCCAGCTTTCAAGCCTACGTAGGTACTACGTCATACGGTGAGAGCTACACTACGTGACATCGTAAACAATCCCCTATCGTCGCAGACGTTGTCAAACCAGTAGCCAAAATGGGTCTCTGTTAAATAAGGTGTGTTGTTAATATAATTACGAACCATTTTGGATCACAATCGTTATTGCTAATTCGTGTCCAAGTAGAAAAACAGGTGTGAAATTTAGAGTTTTCTATTTGTTGAGGACTCCCAGTATTGTTACCTGCTCTTTTTTGCACATAATTAACAATAATGATTTTATTATATAAAGGAAGAACCTCCACCTTCAGTAAGAAATTACAGTTTTTATAAAAACAGACGATGAaggacagccttcagatttgttatCTTTGTGTATGTTGCAGCTTCCACTGCTCCGGTTTGACGCCAGTTTAACAGACCAGAAGTAGCAACAACTCACGTTATGAAAACGCATATTTTTCACGTTACATTGGGTTTTCTTTCCCACAGAATTATAATTCAAAAATTTCTGTAATTATTGTCGTAACATATTCCTCTGATTTCATCAGCACTTCCAAATTTTTCTGTGATCTGTCTGTTGTTTACAGTATAATCTACTGTAAGTCATCGTCCAACACTTGAAAACCGATAACTGATAagtatttaaaagaaaaaattatggATGATTGCTGCCTCGTATACACGGCGAATCAGTAATCCATAGATAAAGTTTCGGAAttattcaaagttttttttttatatatatatattgccgtaAGGGTTCTTGGTCTCCACTTTGCAGATGTCGACGGTATGAACAGTGTCTTTttagaaacaaacttgttccattcactcacagtaCATGCtgcttgcaaactgtaatacctaTGTTACTCTTATCCTTCAAGTTGGTTTTCAGTACTTCTCGTTTCtgtctcggtttttttttttttttttttttttttttttttttttttttttttttggccgtgTCAATTGTACGTTGACAGTGACAGACAGGGTTACCAGTACCTTTATCGCTGAAGAGATGGTCGAAATGCACCTCATGTATGGGTTCGGTGTTTGCAATGGAAAGGCGGAAGAAGGACGCTACCCTGAGGTGTTCCAGCAATGATGACAACGACAGTACTTCTGCTTCTGAGGGTAGCTGAGAGTCATGTTTCGTGTTGTCCGTTTTGGTGAATGCATATTATAGGATTTTTCACTGTCCTAAAAGTATTGTCATAGAAGCGAAGACAGCTTGGGATAACAAACCGAGTAAATCATAACTGCCTTTCACACGTATACTAGAAGTACAAATTTTTTAAGTACTTTGTGTCTCCTGGCCTAATAGGTATTAGTTTTGCGTCTGAGGATGTGGGAAGATTATAGCAAAACGTTTGTAAACAGTAAATATGTGAAATTCAAATGCAGTCGTCTCGAGTAAAGTACACAACAAAGACGTGTAGGATTGCAGTCATTTCGTCACTTTTGGTTTCCAAGGAGCAATGCACCTAAACTAAACAACTGAACTGTCACCTGATGATGGAGCAACATTTACGAAAAGCATcgtaaattttttgaaagaaaaaaagataaaatttagtGACTGGTTATTTATATTTACACCCTAATTAGAGTATAAGACTGCACTAGCCACTAGGGACTACCAGTTACCGAAACCAAAATATTCAGCAAATATGTAGAGCGATCTCATAAATTTCATCAGAGGGGTGGACATTACAGCTGTATTGGAGTACAGTGGTCACGGTTGAGTTAGAACCAGTCAGTAACGACCGACAGGTACAGTGTAAAGTTCTGTCGGCTGTGGTCAGGTGACGTAAGAGACAAGGAGGCGACTCACCCCTGCCGCTGCGGCCGACGAAGCGCAGGTCGTTGAACTTGGCCACCTGGTTCTTCATGACGGCGGTGCAGTTGCGCAGCTCGGCGCAGTAGTTCTCGTCGTTGCCGGCGCGCACCGTCACCAGGGTGCCGTCCAGGACGTCGCCGAGCGCCACCACCTTGAAGGCGACGGGCAGCGTCTTGTTGGAGCGCCAGTGCGGCGGCAGCACGGTGCACACCAGGTGCGGGCTCCCCGTGCGCACCAGTTCCCCCGGGTGCTCGGCCAGCAGCCCGTCCAGCGTCCGCTCGGCCAACACGTCCGCCGTCAGGCCCCCGaacgcgccgccgcccccgccgcctccaccaccgccgccgccgccgcctccgtcgACGTTGGCGCCGCTCATGTCGGACGACAGGTGCATAGCGCCGCCGGCCGCGAGTCTTTCCGAAAGTCCGCAGACCACACCGGCAGCAGGCTGTCGCCCGTCGCTGTCACATGTTCCGCGGCGGACCCGCAATCGCGGCGTCGGAGGTCGAAAGCGCGGCAGAGCAGAGAGGCGGCACCCTTTCGCAAACTCGGTCGCCTCTGTTTGAACGGGACCGTCCTTTTTTTTCTCCTCGGCGATTTTCACGCGGTTTCCCCGCTACACCTCCGCAATCGAATTCGTCTCCGTCGGGTGCACATCTCAAAAGGCAGCGGGGAGCAGAGGGGGAATAAAAAGAAAGGAACCACTAGATCACAGAGGAACACAAACAAAGAATTTGCGTTTTTCTTTTTGCTCTCGACCTCACGTTCCCTTTGCCGAACCGTCGCTTCTTGCCACCGCAAAGCAATCACTTTCTCAGCCCCTTCTCCGTTTGACGCCCACGCTCTCGGGGAAGACACAGTGTCGGGGGCAGCAGCCGCGAGGCGTCCACAGAGAGCCAGCAGGGGGAAAGAGTTGGCCGGCTGCAGCGGCGCCGCACCGCACCACGGCCGCTAGCGCGCGGTAAAACACTGATGAAAGCGAGCTCTCACACGCCGCCGCATCCACCGCCGCCCCCTCCTGGCGCGGCACGCGCTCCGGCCACCAAAAAAAGCAAagagacggggcgagccgcgctcGCTGGTGGAGCACCGCCGGCGCACGGATTGTTTTCTGCGGGAGGGCGGGCACCGGTGGTGCACCTCTTTTTtcccctcctcctactcctcctcctccgctgcctctctctcccccttttttCCCACGCCGGTCTGCGTTTTTCCGGTGACACCCGAGTACGCCGCGTCCCGGCTTGCGGTGACTTTTCGTGGCGGGAGTCCGTCACACCGCATTCGCCAATTAGACCGCGGCGCGCGGCCGGCTGGGCCCGCCCCTCCgcgccccccctccccgccctgccCCTCTCCCGCAGCCGCTGGCCGTCGGCGCGCTGGCCCGTGACGTCACGCCCCCTCCCCGGCGCCGCTGCCGCCCCcccgccggccacagtggccaggtGGGGAACCCCCGACGCGCGCCACGCCGCGCGGCCACTCGCCGACCGCC carries:
- the LOC126234893 gene encoding runt-related transcription factor 3-like, whose product is MHLSSDMSGANVDGGGGGGGGGGGGGGGAFGGLTADVLAERTLDGLLAEHPGELVRTGSPHLVCTVLPPHWRSNKTLPVAFKVVALGDVLDGTLVTVRAGNDENYCAELRNCTAVMKNQVAKFNDLRFVGRSGRGGLEFQYRIITSYFLKRVICFSTISTSETQQQTWAAPPVLTSAAASRDAEFDCPPVPEGALSVAPQPRRMQHLLRRGAIVIRMPPQTPPPSARLVRGACGTLRPFDRLRPRGGSSANASPRRPSVPRRFKVVRVCCNKIPIRRVKDDCFLK